One part of the Marinobacterium rhizophilum genome encodes these proteins:
- the ndk gene encoding nucleoside-diphosphate kinase, translating to MAVERTLSIIKPDAVAKNVIGQIVARFEEAGLKVVEMQMKSLSKEEAEGFYAEHKERPFFGDLVAFMTSGPVVVQALEGENAILVNRELMGATNPKDAAEGTIRRDFAESIDANAVHGSDSATSAAREIAYFFGK from the coding sequence ATGGCTGTTGAACGTACTCTGTCCATCATCAAACCTGATGCCGTTGCCAAAAATGTCATCGGCCAGATCGTTGCCCGCTTCGAAGAAGCGGGTCTGAAGGTTGTTGAAATGCAGATGAAAAGCCTGTCCAAAGAAGAAGCTGAAGGCTTCTACGCTGAGCACAAAGAGCGTCCTTTCTTTGGTGACCTGGTTGCTTTCATGACGTCTGGTCCTGTTGTTGTTCAGGCGCTGGAAGGTGAGAACGCGATCCTGGTTAACCGTGAACTGATGGGTGCGACTAACCCGAAAGATGCTGCTGAAGGCACCATCCGTCGTGACTTCGCCGAATCCATTGATGCCAACGCGGTTCATGGTTCCGATTCTGCTACCTCTGCTGCACGTGAAATCGCTTACTTCTTCGGCAAGTAA
- the iscA gene encoding iron-sulfur cluster assembly protein IscA, which yields MAITMTPAAVKHVVGYLEKRGHGEGVRLAVRTTGCSGMAYVLEFVDEVEAQDQVFEASGVKVVVDPKSLIYLDGTELDYVREGLNEGFQFNNPNVRNECGCGESFNV from the coding sequence ATGGCTATTACCATGACACCGGCCGCCGTCAAGCATGTGGTCGGCTATCTTGAAAAACGCGGACACGGTGAAGGCGTGCGTCTTGCCGTCCGTACGACTGGCTGCTCGGGTATGGCATACGTGCTCGAGTTTGTCGATGAAGTCGAAGCGCAGGACCAGGTGTTCGAAGCGAGCGGCGTCAAGGTTGTCGTAGATCCAAAAAGCCTGATCTATCTGGACGGTACAGAGCTGGATTACGTACGTGAAGGGTTGAACGAAGGCTTTCAGTTCAATAATCCGAACGTGCGTAATGAGTGCGGTTGTGGCGAAAGCTTTAACGTCTGA
- the fdx gene encoding ISC system 2Fe-2S type ferredoxin: MPQIIFLPHADLCPEGKVIEVEPGVTVCDAALAHGVEIEHACEKSCACTTCHVIVREGYLSLDEADELEEDMLDKAWGLEPESRLSCQALVGDEDLVVEIPKYTINQVSERH, encoded by the coding sequence ATGCCGCAGATAATATTCCTGCCCCACGCAGATCTGTGCCCGGAGGGCAAGGTTATTGAAGTGGAGCCGGGTGTGACCGTCTGTGATGCGGCGCTGGCCCACGGTGTGGAGATTGAACATGCGTGCGAGAAATCCTGCGCCTGCACCACCTGTCATGTCATCGTGCGTGAAGGTTACTTGTCGCTGGATGAGGCGGACGAGCTTGAAGAAGACATGCTGGACAAGGCCTGGGGGCTGGAGCCCGAATCGCGTCTGAGCTGTCAGGCTCTGGTAGGGGATGAAGACCTGGTGGTTGAAATTCCCAAGTACACCATTAATCAGGTTTCCGAACGCCACTGA
- the rlmN gene encoding 23S rRNA (adenine(2503)-C(2))-methyltransferase RlmN: protein MTESIAKTNLLGLSPAKLEAFFAELGEKRFRATQVLKWIHQLGAESFDEMTNISKALREKLKTVAEIRPPEVVSQDISKDGTRKWVIRVEGGSCVETVLIPEGPRRTLCISSQVGCSLNCSFCSTGKQGFNRNLTAAEVIGQVYIAIKSFGPMDPNGERQVTNVVLMGMGEPLLNFDNVVDSTQLMMDDNAYGLSKRRVTLSTAGVVPAIDKLREVSDVSLAISLHAPNNELRDILVPINQRYPIDQLIDACNRYLDGLNDRRVITIEYTMMAGINDQPQHARELVKVLRRVPCKLNLIPFNPFPNSGYERPSESAIQAFKQIMVTSNIITTVRRTRGDEIDAACGQLVGQVQDRTRRSQKIIPVVQEEPGQPTDRRA from the coding sequence ATGACTGAATCCATTGCCAAAACCAATCTACTGGGGCTGTCTCCTGCCAAGCTTGAGGCGTTTTTTGCTGAGCTTGGGGAAAAGCGCTTTCGCGCCACCCAGGTATTGAAATGGATTCATCAGCTCGGTGCCGAAAGCTTTGACGAGATGACCAACATCAGCAAGGCGCTGCGCGAGAAGCTGAAAACGGTTGCCGAAATTCGGCCACCTGAAGTGGTCTCTCAGGATATTTCCAAGGATGGTACGCGCAAGTGGGTGATCCGGGTTGAGGGCGGCTCCTGCGTGGAAACCGTGCTGATTCCCGAAGGGCCTCGTCGTACCCTCTGTATCTCGTCCCAGGTCGGCTGTTCCCTGAACTGCAGTTTTTGTTCAACGGGAAAACAGGGCTTTAACCGCAACCTGACCGCGGCCGAAGTCATCGGCCAGGTGTATATCGCCATCAAGTCTTTCGGTCCGATGGATCCCAATGGCGAACGCCAGGTGACCAACGTTGTACTGATGGGCATGGGCGAGCCCCTGTTGAATTTTGACAACGTCGTTGATTCCACACAGCTGATGATGGATGACAATGCCTATGGCTTGTCAAAACGACGTGTCACCCTGAGTACGGCCGGCGTTGTGCCGGCAATAGACAAGCTGCGTGAGGTCAGTGATGTATCCCTGGCCATTTCGTTGCACGCGCCGAACAATGAGCTGCGGGATATTCTGGTACCCATCAACCAGCGCTACCCGATCGATCAGCTGATTGATGCCTGCAACCGCTATCTGGATGGCCTGAATGACAGGCGCGTTATTACCATCGAGTACACCATGATGGCCGGTATTAACGATCAGCCCCAGCATGCCCGCGAACTGGTGAAAGTGCTGCGTCGTGTGCCCTGCAAGCTTAACCTGATACCGTTTAACCCCTTCCCGAATTCGGGTTACGAGCGCCCGTCGGAGTCTGCGATCCAGGCATTCAAGCAGATCATGGTGACGTCGAATATTATTACCACTGTACGACGTACTCGTGGCGACGAGATTGATGCTGCCTGTGGGCAGCTGGTCGGCCAGGTGCAGGACCGCACCCGCCGTAGCCAAAAAATCATTCCCGTGGTACAAGAGGAGCCGGGTCAACCCACGGATCGTAGAGCCTAG
- the hscB gene encoding Fe-S protein assembly co-chaperone HscB, with protein sequence MDIKQNFFEFYGLPAVFEIDLGLLSQRHLELQKKLHPDRFAHLSDQERRLSAQYTAYLNEGYATLRSSLLRAQYLLKLQGIDTHNESSTAMDPLFLMQQMELRERVEDAPGHADPESELAALGEDVERMMVPLQTEFCRQIADPAETSLNAAAAAVRKMQFLDKLRREIERLEDELY encoded by the coding sequence ATGGATATCAAGCAAAACTTCTTTGAGTTTTATGGTTTGCCCGCGGTCTTTGAAATAGACCTCGGGCTGCTATCGCAGCGTCACCTTGAGCTGCAAAAGAAACTCCATCCCGATCGTTTCGCCCACCTCTCCGACCAGGAACGTCGCCTGTCCGCGCAATACACGGCCTACCTCAATGAGGGCTATGCCACGCTGCGCTCGTCTTTGTTGCGGGCCCAGTATCTGCTCAAGTTGCAGGGTATCGATACGCATAACGAGAGCAGTACGGCGATGGATCCTCTGTTCCTGATGCAGCAAATGGAGCTGCGCGAACGGGTTGAGGATGCACCAGGGCATGCGGATCCGGAGTCGGAACTGGCCGCGCTGGGCGAAGACGTCGAGCGCATGATGGTGCCGTTGCAGACCGAGTTTTGCCGCCAGATCGCTGACCCCGCCGAAACCTCGCTCAATGCCGCTGCGGCGGCCGTCAGGAAGATGCAGTTCCTGGATAAGCTGAGGCGCGAAATAGAGCGTCTCGAAGACGAGTTGTACTGA
- the iscU gene encoding Fe-S cluster assembly scaffold IscU, translating into MAYSEKVIDHYENPRNVGKMDAADHSVGTGMVGAPACGDVMRLQIKVSDTGVIEDAKFKTYGCGSAIASSSLVTEWVKGMTLDQAAELKNTEIADELALPPVKIHCSVLAEDAIKAAVADYKQKQAK; encoded by the coding sequence ATGGCTTACAGCGAAAAAGTTATCGATCACTACGAAAATCCGCGCAACGTCGGCAAGATGGATGCGGCGGATCACAGCGTAGGTACCGGCATGGTTGGCGCGCCGGCGTGTGGCGATGTCATGCGTCTGCAGATCAAGGTCAGCGACACCGGCGTTATTGAAGACGCCAAGTTCAAGACCTACGGTTGCGGCTCCGCGATCGCATCCAGCTCCCTGGTGACCGAATGGGTCAAGGGCATGACGCTGGATCAGGCTGCAGAGCTGAAAAACACCGAGATCGCGGATGAGCTGGCGCTGCCGCCAGTGAAAATTCACTGCTCGGTACTGGCTGAAGATGCGATCAAGGCTGCGGTTGCCGACTACAAGCAGAAGCAGGCCAAGTAA
- the hscA gene encoding Fe-S protein assembly chaperone HscA, which yields MALLQIAEPGQSPDPHKRKLAVGIDLGTTNSLVATVRSGESVTLPDLQGRHTLPSVVRYLAEGGPQVGYDAHAKAVADPFNTIQSVKRLMGRGVADIKKLGDELPYRFERLEGGMPYLSTAAGVKSPVEISADILRELQRRAEDSLGGELAGAVITVPAYFDDAQRQATKDAATLAGLKVLRLLSEPTAAAVAYGLDEAAEGVIAVYDLGGGTFDISILRLSKGVFEVMATGGDSALGGDDLDLALANWLVSQLGVAQGLGSADARYLTEQARSIKERLTDEPVVEVTLAVAGVEKRIRIEREQFGALIADLVARTTRACRRALKDAGVTVDEVKDIVMVGGSTRVPQVRDAVQQFFGKALRIDIDPDRVVALGAALQADVLAGNKPDSDMLLLDVIPLSLGLETMGGLVEKLVPRNTAIPVAKAQEFTTYQDGQTAMAIHVVQGERELVDDCRSLARFELRGIPPMAAGAAKIRVTFQVDADGLLNVEARELSTGVESRIQVKPSYGLSDSEIEQMLKDSYSFAQDDLVLRNLREQQVDADRLLHSLEQALIEDGAALLSTDEREALQAAMVQLQELRKGSDHRAIESGVKALAAASDEFASRRMDASIQRALQGHNIDEIEEGR from the coding sequence ATGGCCTTGTTGCAAATAGCTGAACCCGGACAGAGCCCTGATCCCCACAAGCGCAAGCTCGCGGTGGGTATTGATCTGGGTACCACTAACTCGCTGGTCGCAACGGTTCGCAGTGGCGAATCCGTTACGCTGCCGGACCTGCAGGGGCGGCATACGCTCCCCTCCGTTGTGCGCTATCTTGCCGAGGGCGGTCCCCAGGTGGGCTACGATGCCCACGCCAAGGCGGTGGCTGATCCTTTCAATACTATTCAGTCCGTCAAGCGCCTTATGGGGCGTGGCGTGGCCGATATCAAGAAGCTCGGCGACGAGTTGCCCTACCGGTTCGAGCGTCTGGAAGGGGGCATGCCCTATCTGTCGACTGCCGCCGGTGTAAAAAGCCCGGTGGAAATATCCGCTGATATTCTGCGTGAGCTGCAGCGCCGGGCCGAAGACTCTTTGGGGGGCGAACTGGCGGGCGCGGTCATCACGGTGCCTGCATACTTCGATGATGCGCAGCGCCAGGCAACCAAGGATGCGGCAACGCTGGCGGGGCTCAAGGTGTTGCGCCTTCTCAGCGAACCCACTGCTGCTGCAGTGGCCTACGGTCTGGATGAGGCGGCGGAAGGTGTTATCGCCGTGTATGACCTGGGTGGCGGCACTTTCGATATATCCATATTGCGCCTGAGCAAGGGCGTTTTCGAAGTCATGGCCACCGGTGGCGACAGTGCGCTGGGTGGTGATGATCTGGACCTGGCGCTGGCAAACTGGCTGGTCAGTCAGCTCGGCGTGGCCCAGGGGCTGGGTTCTGCAGATGCGCGCTATCTTACCGAGCAGGCGCGCAGTATCAAGGAGCGGTTGACCGACGAGCCTGTTGTTGAGGTGACTCTTGCGGTTGCGGGCGTCGAAAAACGCATCCGGATAGAGCGTGAGCAGTTTGGCGCCTTGATCGCGGACCTGGTTGCGCGCACCACGCGCGCCTGTCGTCGGGCATTGAAGGATGCCGGCGTGACGGTTGACGAGGTTAAGGACATTGTCATGGTGGGTGGTTCCACCCGCGTACCCCAGGTGCGTGATGCCGTGCAGCAGTTTTTCGGCAAGGCGCTCAGAATCGATATAGACCCTGATCGTGTCGTGGCCCTCGGCGCTGCGTTGCAGGCGGATGTGCTGGCGGGTAACAAGCCTGACAGCGATATGCTGTTGCTGGATGTTATTCCGCTCTCCCTTGGGCTTGAAACCATGGGTGGTCTGGTTGAAAAACTGGTGCCCAGAAATACCGCCATTCCGGTGGCCAAGGCGCAGGAATTCACGACCTATCAGGATGGTCAGACGGCCATGGCGATCCATGTGGTGCAGGGCGAGCGTGAACTGGTTGACGATTGCCGCTCGCTGGCGCGCTTTGAGTTGCGGGGCATCCCACCGATGGCAGCGGGTGCGGCCAAGATTCGCGTCACTTTTCAGGTGGATGCTGATGGCCTGCTGAACGTGGAGGCCAGGGAGTTATCCACAGGCGTCGAGAGCCGAATTCAGGTCAAGCCGTCCTACGGTCTGAGCGACAGCGAAATCGAGCAAATGCTGAAGGACTCCTACAGTTTTGCCCAGGATGACCTGGTGCTGCGCAACCTGCGCGAGCAGCAGGTGGATGCCGACCGCTTGCTGCACTCGCTGGAGCAGGCGCTGATTGAAGACGGCGCGGCGCTGCTCAGTACGGATGAGCGCGAGGCTCTGCAGGCTGCCATGGTACAGCTGCAGGAACTGCGTAAAGGTTCCGATCATCGCGCGATCGAAAGTGGTGTAAAAGCCCTGGCTGCAGCCAGTGACGAGTTTGCCTCGCGCCGGATGGATGCCAGTATTCAGCGTGCCCTGCAGGGGCACAATATTGATGAAATTGAGGAGGGTCGTTAA
- a CDS encoding RodZ domain-containing protein, which produces MNQVSQAESESSAASSQQFSLTQLRERQGLSQEQVASSLRLPLAQVRALEEGDYDKLPSCVFARGYLRSYARLLGVSGDDLVGEFDRSYGAGQASASIRSISRVQPAGSSGTGVSLSMLLLVAVIVATTFWWWKTQYGNEVALTHLPESTVAVDTANGETLVLSAGEPESTAVEVPDRLESVDSTPVAAVDIAIDSVVASAAVVALPVAEVDAAVSPEVPVLEAVSGQAAAEVEDVPVPVETSALAATGLVVRFQDDCWVTVKGPAGKTLFNNMRKAGDELRLDEAGPVSVLLGRASAVSEITFGGTAVDLAPFSNKNVARLTLPLN; this is translated from the coding sequence GTGAACCAGGTGTCCCAGGCTGAGTCTGAATCCAGTGCAGCGTCTTCGCAGCAGTTCAGCCTCACGCAATTGCGTGAACGCCAGGGGTTGTCACAGGAGCAGGTGGCGTCGTCGCTGCGTTTGCCTTTGGCGCAGGTGCGGGCACTGGAAGAGGGCGATTACGACAAGCTCCCCAGCTGCGTCTTTGCGCGCGGCTATTTGCGCTCTTATGCGCGCCTGCTTGGCGTCAGTGGTGATGATCTTGTAGGCGAATTTGATCGCAGTTATGGCGCAGGGCAGGCGTCGGCGTCGATTCGCTCCATCAGTCGCGTGCAGCCCGCGGGCAGCTCGGGCACGGGGGTCAGCCTGTCAATGCTTCTGCTCGTTGCTGTCATCGTCGCGACAACTTTCTGGTGGTGGAAAACCCAGTACGGCAATGAAGTTGCACTCACGCATCTGCCAGAAAGCACTGTGGCGGTGGATACGGCAAATGGCGAAACGCTGGTGCTGTCGGCAGGTGAACCTGAGAGTACCGCGGTTGAAGTCCCGGACAGGCTTGAGTCTGTCGATTCGACGCCTGTCGCTGCAGTCGATATTGCAATCGACAGCGTCGTTGCCAGTGCAGCGGTCGTTGCATTGCCGGTTGCTGAGGTGGATGCGGCTGTCTCCCCAGAGGTACCCGTGCTTGAAGCTGTTTCCGGGCAGGCTGCGGCCGAGGTGGAAGACGTACCTGTGCCTGTGGAAACATCGGCGCTTGCCGCTACGGGCCTGGTCGTGCGTTTTCAGGATGACTGCTGGGTAACGGTCAAGGGACCAGCGGGCAAGACCCTGTTCAACAATATGCGCAAGGCGGGTGATGAGCTGCGCCTTGATGAGGCAGGCCCGGTCAGTGTGCTGCTGGGTCGCGCCAGCGCCGTCAGCGAAATCACTTTTGGTGGCACCGCAGTTGACCTTGCGCCCTTCAGCAACAAGAATGTTGCCCGGTTAACGCTACCGCTTAATTAA
- the iscX gene encoding Fe-S cluster assembly protein IscX — translation MGIKWVDVNDIAIELCERFPDVNPITVSFPDLYRWVMELEDFDDDPNHCGEKILEAIQMAWIEEQD, via the coding sequence ATGGGTATCAAGTGGGTAGATGTTAACGATATTGCGATTGAACTGTGCGAACGATTCCCGGACGTGAATCCCATCACGGTCAGTTTTCCGGACCTGTATCGCTGGGTCATGGAGCTTGAAGACTTCGATGACGACCCCAATCACTGCGGCGAGAAGATCCTCGAGGCCATACAGATGGCCTGGATCGAAGAGCAGGATTGA
- the pilW gene encoding type IV pilus biogenesis/stability protein PilW — MRAALWTIVMLLVVGCSSSPGRQNAAEVSPEKALEAYTQLGLQYLRAGDLVSAKDALQRAVEISDKYAGTYNALALVFQVEQEYALAEQNFRRAVSLEPETASFHNNFGAFLYAQGRYGEACTELERATEDPFYTQRAQAFENLGRCFRIIQRPEAAQHAFERTLRLSSNRPLALLELTAIHLEAGRLQEAQQYFDQFSLLIDSRQVEHSAQSLWLGIQLSRQGGSSTRGATFALLLKNLFPQSAEYANYKESLQ; from the coding sequence ATGCGCGCAGCACTATGGACGATAGTCATGTTGTTGGTGGTGGGGTGTTCCAGCTCGCCGGGGCGTCAGAATGCGGCCGAAGTATCGCCGGAAAAAGCGCTCGAGGCCTACACTCAGCTGGGCTTGCAGTATCTGCGTGCCGGTGACCTGGTCAGCGCCAAGGATGCCTTGCAAAGGGCGGTTGAGATCAGTGACAAGTATGCGGGTACCTATAACGCACTGGCGCTGGTGTTTCAGGTCGAGCAGGAATATGCGCTGGCCGAACAGAACTTTCGCCGTGCGGTGAGCCTGGAGCCAGAGACAGCCTCTTTCCACAACAATTTCGGTGCCTTTCTCTATGCGCAGGGCCGCTACGGCGAAGCCTGTACGGAGCTGGAGCGGGCAACGGAAGATCCTTTTTATACCCAGCGTGCGCAGGCGTTTGAAAACCTTGGGCGGTGTTTTCGCATTATCCAGCGCCCTGAAGCGGCGCAGCATGCATTCGAACGAACCCTCAGGCTGTCATCCAACCGCCCGCTGGCTTTGCTGGAGCTGACCGCGATTCACCTGGAAGCCGGCCGCCTGCAGGAAGCGCAACAGTACTTTGACCAGTTCTCGCTGCTGATTGACTCGCGCCAGGTCGAACACAGCGCCCAGAGTCTCTGGTTGGGGATTCAGCTTTCTCGCCAGGGTGGCAGCAGTACCCGCGGAGCCACCTTCGCACTGTTGTTGAAAAATCTTTTCCCGCAATCCGCGGAATATGCCAACTATAAGGAGTCGCTGCAGTGA